The sequence below is a genomic window from Draconibacterium halophilum.
TCGAACGGTACAGTGGTAATCCAACACCAAAACTTATGCCAAAGTCTTTTATATGCTGTCCGGCAAAGGTGTGGTAAGTTTGTTCATATTTAAAACCTGCGCGATATGCAACCCGGTTAATAAAACTTCTGATCGAAAACTTATCCGGAATCCACTCAGCCCCAACCGCAAATTTATTTAAATCTGTTAAAAAATTGCTTTTGCCTCCTAAAAATCTAGCGTTGGCCCATCCTTCGTGGTAATAATCAAGGTTAATTTCGTATACATCTTCTTTAGCGAACGATAATCCTCCGCCTAAAGTCATTGGAAAAGCCAACTGTCCTTCCTCTTCTTCTTTGTACATTAAAGTGTCCTGATCAACCGCTCCCCCGTAGGATAAATTCTTTTGAATTATATCCGAAACAAAGTCGGTATATTCAGGTGAATTGGCAAACACAAGACCAAATGTTAAACTTTTATCATTTTTCATGGGCAGGGTTGCCTGCATTCCAAGGTCCAACCCAAAGTCTCGAATTCGAAGTGTTGAATAGCGTTGCACATTATAAAAACTGGGATCGGCGAATGTAACTTCCGTATTTCTGGTCAATTGCCCAAACCGGTAATTCAAATTTGCACCAACCGAAATATTCTTAATCGGTTCGATAGCAAGCCCCCACCTGGCATTCGAAATGGTTCCGGCTCCGTAATAAGTTGTATACACGTTGCCAACGTTGTTAATGTCGGCCTGTGAAGTAACAAAATAACCTACATCGGAATAGGGTGTTAAACTTAAGCTTGTTGCCATCCATTTCGTTATTCTGAAACTCATGGCAAAATACTTAAAGTTGACATCGTTAGATTCCATGCTTGTAGTTTCGGTGGCACTTTTGGCAAATTTGCCTTCCAAGCCAAACTCAAATAAAAAATTAAGCGAATCAAGTGATGTGTAACTGGCGGGATTGGCCGCATTTATCTGCATATTGTATCTACTTGCAAGGCTTGCCCCCCCATCGCAGACGAACGTCCAAGCGAATACGGTTGCAAATCACCCAATCCGTAACGCGAATATGGCGATGTGGTGTTATTATTAAACTGCGCAAATAATACAGCCGGGATAAATATTAACCCGGCGATCAAAAAACTTACTCTACTTACTCTCCCCATTATGTTGTAAAATGCGGTTTAAACCTATGCTGGTTAAATTAAAGTGTACAAAGAAAGAATTTTTTAATTTCTTATCAAAAAATTCGGCATCGCCCCCAGTCATAATAACTTTTAAATTATTATAATTTTCCTTAAATGAGGTAATTGCATGGTCTACTTCGAACACAATACCGTGTTGTACTCCGGCTCTAATTGCCTGCTCGGTTGTTTTACCAATTAGTTCTTTAACTACTCCCTTTTCTACTTTAGGAAGTTTTCCTGTAAACTGGTTTAATGCCCTGAATCGCATTTCCAAACCAGGTGAGATATTTCCACCCAGGTATTGTCCTTCGGCAGTTAACAAATCGTAGGTAATTGCCGTTCCGGCATCAATAACCAAAACATTCGTTTTTTCATACAGGTCGAATGCTCCCACAATTGCCGCAATGCGGTCTTTTCCTAAGGTCTCTTTCGACTCGTAACAGTTTTCTACAGGCAATGGTGTTGTGGCGTTTAGTTCAATAAATGTATCAAACTGTTTCGTTAAGGCTACTTTTAATTCATCAGGATAATCTTTTACCGACGATAAAATTGCACTTTCCAACCCTTCGTATTCTTGTTTTATTGTTCTCAACAAAGCAGGCGAAAAAGCATCAACCGATACCGTTTTTACCACCTCGTTTTGGGTACAAACCGAATACTTTACGCGCGTATTGCCTATATCTATTACAAGATTCATTAATCAATTATACGCTGACTGATGTCGAGTGCTTTTACTGAATGCGTTAATGCACCTATCGAAATATAGTCTACACCGGTATGCGCTACTTTGCGAATTCGTTTGATGGTCATATTTCCCGATGCTTCAATTTTTGCACGCCGATCAATAATTTCAACGCACTCTTTCATCATTGTGGAGCGCATATTGTCGAGCATAATAATATCAACATCGGCAGCCATAGCTTCTTTTACCTGATCGATGGTTGTTGTTTCCACTTCAATTTTTATACTTTTTGGAATGTGTTTACGAATGGCTTCAACTGCTTTAGTAATACTTCCGGCAACCTGAATGTGGTTGTCTTTAATCATCACCATGTCGTACAATCCAAAACGGTGGTTTGAAGCTCCTCCCATACGCACAGCATACTTGTCGAGGTAGCGGTATCCGGGCAAGGTCTTTCGGGTGTCCAGAATTTCCACTTTTGTTCCTTCTGTTTCTTTCATACACAAGTTTGAATAGCTGGCAATTCCCGATAATCGCTGAAGAAAATTCAGTGCTTTACGTTCGCCGGTTAACAATGCGCGGAAGTGTCCTTTAAACTCGGCAATTACATCGCCGGGTACCACATGCGATCCGTCGGGCATAAGTACTTTCCATTCCAGGTCTTTGTCGAATTTTCTGAAAACCATTTCTGCCACCTGCAAACCTGCAATTACTCCTTCTTCTTTGGCAACAAGCTGCGCTGTTTTCACAACGTTACTATCAATCAGATTGTTTGTGGTTATGTCTCCGTCGCCTATATCTTCGGCGAAGGCCATGTCGAATAATACTTCGGCCGATTTTAATGTTTTCTCATCCATCATAGCTTTACTTTCTTATGGGTTCAAACTCAATGTTCTTGTTTTTTTGTTGAATAATATGTGTTTTAAAATCAGGATTCTCCTGCTGAAAATCTTCCCGGATATGACCGCCGCGACTCTCTTCGCGAACCAGTGCCGATTGTGCAATGAGTTTACTAATAACCGACATATTCCTGATCTTAATTAAATTATATTCGTGCTGATTGTTGTCGAATTCTGAAACAATTTCAGAAAACCGGTTAAATGCAGATTCCAGGTCTTCGCGATTTCTTACAATACCCAGTTTTTTTGACATAATTTGTGCCAACTCGTTCTGATATTTCAGGAAAACCTTCTCGTTATTTACATCAAGCGTTATCGGCTCTGGTTTTTCAAGCAGATGTTCCGACGCCACTAATTTTGCAGCCTTTTCACTGGCGCGTTTCCCAAAAACCAGGCACTCAAGTAACGAGTTGCTTGCCAAACGATTGGCACCCATCACACCTGTTGATGCTGCCTCGCCACAAACAAAGAGGCCCGAGATATTTGTTTCAGCATCGAGATTGGTACAAATTCCGCCAACCATATAATGAGCTGC
It includes:
- the nadC gene encoding carboxylating nicotinate-nucleotide diphosphorylase, with protein sequence MMDEKTLKSAEVLFDMAFAEDIGDGDITTNNLIDSNVVKTAQLVAKEEGVIAGLQVAEMVFRKFDKDLEWKVLMPDGSHVVPGDVIAEFKGHFRALLTGERKALNFLQRLSGIASYSNLCMKETEGTKVEILDTRKTLPGYRYLDKYAVRMGGASNHRFGLYDMVMIKDNHIQVAGSITKAVEAIRKHIPKSIKIEVETTTIDQVKEAMAADVDIIMLDNMRSTMMKECVEIIDRRAKIEASGNMTIKRIRKVAHTGVDYISIGALTHSVKALDISQRIID
- a CDS encoding type III pantothenate kinase; this translates as MNLVIDIGNTRVKYSVCTQNEVVKTVSVDAFSPALLRTIKQEYEGLESAILSSVKDYPDELKVALTKQFDTFIELNATTPLPVENCYESKETLGKDRIAAIVGAFDLYEKTNVLVIDAGTAITYDLLTAEGQYLGGNISPGLEMRFRALNQFTGKLPKVEKGVVKELIGKTTEQAIRAGVQHGIVFEVDHAITSFKENYNNLKVIMTGGDAEFFDKKLKNSFFVHFNLTSIGLNRILQHNGESK